CACATTGACCACCTATTTGCGATGCTCGAGTTGGCGAAAAAGCAGGACTTTGCGGATGTGTTCATCCACGGTTTCCTCGATGGCCGCGATGTATCGCCTGACAGTGCAGTGGGTTATATCGAACAGCTACAAGCCAAAATCGCAGAGATCGGCGTTGGCCGTATTGCTACCGTACAAGGTCGCTACTATGCGATGGATCGTGACAAACGCTGGGATCGCGTAGAGAAGGCGTATCGTGCCATGGTGTATGCAGATGCTCCGGCTTATCGTGATCCGGTTCAGGCGGTAAAGGAATCCTACGAAAAGTCCATTATGGATGAGTTTGTCATGCCAACCGTGATTCTCGATGAAGAAGGAAAACCAGTAACGACCGTTCAAAGCGGCGATTCGGTTATTTTTTATAATTTCCGCCCGGATCGTGCGATTCAAATGTCACAGGCATTCACGAATGAAGATTTCCGTGGCTTTGACCGCGGAGATGAGCGCCCACGCGATCTACATTTTGTGTGCCTGACGCATTTTTCCGAGACGGTTAACGGGTATGTTGCTTACAAGCCTTCCAATCTGGATAACACGTTGGGAGAGGTGCTTTCCCAGCACGACTTGAAGCAGCTGCGCATTGCCGAGACGGAGAAATATCCGCATGTGACGTTCTTCTTCAGTGGCGGGCGTGAGCAAGAGTTTCCAGGTGAGAAACGCATCCTGATTCCTTCGCCCAAAGTGGCAACGTACGATTTGCAGCCGGAAATGAGTGCACCAGAGCTGACAGACGCTGTTGTCGCTGAAATCGAGGCAGACAATTTTGACGCGATCATACTGAACTTTGCCAACTGCGACATGGTTGGTCATTCCGGTATGATGGAGCCTACGATCAAAGCAGTTGAGACAGTCGATGCATGCTTGGGCCGAGTCGTGGATGCGATCGTAGCAAAAGGCGGAGTAGCCGTTATCACCGCTGACCACGGCAACGCGGATTTGATGCTGGATGAAGCGGGTCGTCCGATTACTTCACACAGTACATATCCGGTGCCTGTAATCGTGACCAAAGACGGGGCTGCTCTGCGCGAAGACGGTATTTTGGCCGACTTGTCGCCAACGCTTTTAGAGCTTTTGGGGGTAGCGCAACCGGTTGAAATGACAGGCAAATCGTTACTTGCAAAATAGGCTTTACTGGGACACACTGTAAGGGTAGCTTGGTGTTTATCGAAATAGATTGTAAGTGCACATGAAAAAGGAGATGGACGAGAAATGGCAATGATTACTGACATTTATGCACGCGAAATTATGGACTCCCGCGGTAATCCAACTGTGGAAGTAGAAGTGTATCTCGAAGATGGCTCGATGGGCCGTGCAGATGTTCCATCTGGAGCGTCTACAGGTGCGTATGAAGCAGTTGAGCTTCGCGACGGTGACAAATCCCGTTACTTGGGTAAAGGCGTACTGAAAGCCGTAGAAAACGTGAATGAAATCATTGCTCCTGAACTGATCGGCATGGATGCCTTGGATCAAGTCGGCATCGATATGGCGATGATTCAGCTCGACGGCACGCCAAACAAAGCCAAACTGGGCGCAAACGCAATTCTCGGCGTGTCCATGGCAGTAGCACGTGCAGCTGCAGATTCTCTTGGCGTTCCTCTCTACAACTACCTCGGTGGCTTCAACGCGAGAATGTTGCCAGTTCCTATGATGAACATCCTGAACGGTGGTAAGCACGCAGATAACACCGTAGACATTCAGGAATTCATGGTCATGCCAGTAGGTGCTACTTCCTTCAAGGAAGCGTTGCGTACAGGTGCGGAAATTTTCCACTCCCTGAAAAAAGTATTGGGTGAAAAAGGCCTGAGCACAGCAGTAGGGGATGAGGGCGGTTTCGCTCCAAACCTGAAATCCAACGAAGAAGCCATCACAACCATTTTGGATGCGATCAAGGCAGCAGGCTATGAGCCAGGCAAAGACGTGTTCCTCGCGCTGGACGTAGCAGCGACAGAAATGTTCAAAGACGGCAAATACCACTTCGAAGGCGAAGGCGTTGTGAAAACAACAGAAGAAATGATCGCGTTCTACGAAGATCTGGTAAACAAATACCCAATCATCTCCATCGAAGACGGTCTGTCTGAAGACGACTGGGATGGCTGGAAAGCGCTGACTGACAAACTGGGCAGCAAAGTTCAGCTGGTAGGTGACGACTTGTTCGTAACCAACACCGAGCGTCTGGCTCGCGGAATTGAGACCTCTACAGGTAACTCCATTCTGGTAAAAGTAAACCAAATCGGTACGCTGACAGAAACATTCGAAGCAATCGAAATGGCGAAGCTGGCTGGCTATACTGCGGTGATTTCCCACCGTTCCGGTGAAACCGAAGACTCCACGATCTCTGATATCGCAGTGGCTACAAATGCAGGTCAAATCAAGACTGGTGCGCCTTCCCGCACAGACCGCGTAGCGAAGTACAACCAATTGCTGCGTATTGAAGACGAACTCGCTGATACAGCTCGTTTTGGCGGTCGTTCTGCTTTCTACAACCTGAAGAAGTAAGCTAGTATGATTGATAGATAAAAAAGAGCGCGCGGCAGTCCAGGACGTAATAAAGTCCGGGATTGCCGCTGTTTTTTTATAGGATGGAAGAAACATGCCACTGGAAGCCTCCATTCGTTGAGCGTTCAAGTTTTTGCATACAAAAAAAGACTGCCCATACCACTCGATGGACAGTCTTTTTGTTGTTTGGTGCTTATGACATGGCGAATGCTTTTCGTTCGGTCTGCACAGTGCCTAGGCGGCTTTTACTGTACGGGATGCACATAGGAGTTCCGTACAGCGGGTCTTGCGTAATTTGGCAATCCATATCGAAAACCGTTCGGACAAGGTCGGTCGTCAGCACTTCGTTCGGAGCCCCTTCTGCCACGACGGTCTGATTGTGAACAGCAACGATATGATGGGCATAGCGGCAAGCGAGATTCAAATCGTGGAGAACCATGACGATGGTGCGTTGTTCCGTTTGATTCAGTTCAAACAACAGGTCCAAAATCTCAATCTGATGCGACATATCCAAATAAGTCGTAGGCTCATCTAGCAAAATGGTTTCGGTACCTTGGGCGAGCGTCATTGCGATCCAAGCGCGTTGACGTTGTCCGCCAGAGAGACTGTCGACCGCGCGGTTAGCCATTTCCGTGAGTTGAGTAGCTGCTAATGCTTTGTTGACCATCTGCTCGTCTTCTTCTGACCATTGCTGTAGCCAGTTTTGATAAGGATAGCGTCCTTGTTTGACCAATTGCAGAATCGTCAATCCTTCTGGCGCAGATGGCCCTTGAGGAAGGATGGCAAGACGTTTAGCTACCTCTTTGGTAGAGCGTTTCGCGATCGATTCTCCTTCAAGCAGGATGGCCCCTTCCTTTGGTTTGAGTAAACGTGCTAGAGAGCGCAGTAATGTCGATTTGCCACTGCCATTACTGCCAATGAAAACGGTGATTTTTCCACGCGGGATGTTTAAATCTAACGCTTCAATGATGTTGCGTTCTCCGTACGATAACGTAAGCCGTTGGGTTTCCAAAGCTTGCATATGGGTTGGACTCCTTTCAACGTATAGGAAGTTAAAAAA
The window above is part of the Brevibacillus antibioticus genome. Proteins encoded here:
- the gpmI gene encoding 2,3-bisphosphoglycerate-independent phosphoglycerate mutase gives rise to the protein MAQRPKPVALLIVDGFALRNETHGNAVAQANKPNFDRYWNQYPHATLEASGLAVGLPEGQMGNSEVGHLNIGAGRVVYQDLTRITKSIQEGAFFENETLIAAFQHAKQNGKQLHLFGLLSDGGVHSHIDHLFAMLELAKKQDFADVFIHGFLDGRDVSPDSAVGYIEQLQAKIAEIGVGRIATVQGRYYAMDRDKRWDRVEKAYRAMVYADAPAYRDPVQAVKESYEKSIMDEFVMPTVILDEEGKPVTTVQSGDSVIFYNFRPDRAIQMSQAFTNEDFRGFDRGDERPRDLHFVCLTHFSETVNGYVAYKPSNLDNTLGEVLSQHDLKQLRIAETEKYPHVTFFFSGGREQEFPGEKRILIPSPKVATYDLQPEMSAPELTDAVVAEIEADNFDAIILNFANCDMVGHSGMMEPTIKAVETVDACLGRVVDAIVAKGGVAVITADHGNADLMLDEAGRPITSHSTYPVPVIVTKDGAALREDGILADLSPTLLELLGVAQPVEMTGKSLLAK
- the eno gene encoding phosphopyruvate hydratase, translating into MAMITDIYAREIMDSRGNPTVEVEVYLEDGSMGRADVPSGASTGAYEAVELRDGDKSRYLGKGVLKAVENVNEIIAPELIGMDALDQVGIDMAMIQLDGTPNKAKLGANAILGVSMAVARAAADSLGVPLYNYLGGFNARMLPVPMMNILNGGKHADNTVDIQEFMVMPVGATSFKEALRTGAEIFHSLKKVLGEKGLSTAVGDEGGFAPNLKSNEEAITTILDAIKAAGYEPGKDVFLALDVAATEMFKDGKYHFEGEGVVKTTEEMIAFYEDLVNKYPIISIEDGLSEDDWDGWKALTDKLGSKVQLVGDDLFVTNTERLARGIETSTGNSILVKVNQIGTLTETFEAIEMAKLAGYTAVISHRSGETEDSTISDIAVATNAGQIKTGAPSRTDRVAKYNQLLRIEDELADTARFGGRSAFYNLKK
- a CDS encoding ABC transporter ATP-binding protein — its product is MQALETQRLTLSYGERNIIEALDLNIPRGKITVFIGSNGSGKSTLLRSLARLLKPKEGAILLEGESIAKRSTKEVAKRLAILPQGPSAPEGLTILQLVKQGRYPYQNWLQQWSEEDEQMVNKALAATQLTEMANRAVDSLSGGQRQRAWIAMTLAQGTETILLDEPTTYLDMSHQIEILDLLFELNQTEQRTIVMVLHDLNLACRYAHHIVAVHNQTVVAEGAPNEVLTTDLVRTVFDMDCQITQDPLYGTPMCIPYSKSRLGTVQTERKAFAMS